Proteins from one Streptomyces sp. NBC_00390 genomic window:
- a CDS encoding TetR/AcrR family transcriptional regulator, whose product MTPIRHNTSDTDAVLDAARDCVLAVGVRRTTLTDVARRAGVSRMTLYRRWPDVRTLVGDVMTREWIGLAVSAMPASEPDAPTRVRLVDGLVAGVAAFRAHPLFHKILDVDPELLLPYVLDRRGASQDALLGLIAGALKEGHADGSVRAAHLDRQARSLLLVVQSFTLSLRTMTDGTDPELSDSAFLGELRTLLERTLTP is encoded by the coding sequence ATGACGCCCATTCGTCACAACACCTCGGACACGGATGCTGTCCTCGACGCGGCACGCGACTGCGTCCTCGCCGTCGGCGTACGCCGCACGACCCTGACCGACGTGGCCCGCCGCGCCGGGGTGTCGCGCATGACGCTCTACCGCCGCTGGCCGGACGTCAGGACCCTGGTCGGCGACGTGATGACCAGGGAGTGGATCGGCCTTGCCGTGTCGGCCATGCCCGCGAGCGAGCCCGACGCCCCCACCCGCGTCCGGCTGGTCGACGGACTGGTCGCCGGAGTCGCGGCCTTCCGCGCGCACCCGCTCTTCCACAAGATCCTCGACGTGGACCCCGAGCTCCTGCTGCCCTATGTGCTCGACCGCCGCGGCGCCAGCCAGGACGCGCTGCTCGGGCTCATCGCCGGCGCGCTGAAGGAGGGCCACGCCGACGGATCCGTACGCGCGGCCCACCTCGACCGCCAGGCGCGATCGCTGCTGCTCGTCGTGCAGTCCTTCACGCTCTCGCTGCGCACCATGACCGACGGGACCGACCCCGAGCTCTCCGACTCGGCCTTCCTCGGCGAACTGCGCACCCTTCTGGAGAGGACCCTCACCCCATGA